Proteins encoded within one genomic window of Streptomyces kaniharaensis:
- a CDS encoding aminotransferase class I/II-fold pyridoxal phosphate-dependent enzyme produces the protein MSRTPSSPHDPPQDLDPGAESDPGPDFGFGRPFDRAGTGSSKWARAVGPGVIAMGLADMDLPGPPAVAEALERRARHRAYGYTACDPAGRELVARWYRSRHGVEIDPDWVLLLPFGPRTAVRLLLEAVRPTAPIVFPTPEWGGFAQICRAAGLPYRELPLAVAAEDGYHLPPGPLPRPVGAVLLSNPHNPSGRVWPAAEISELAEKAGEAGALLVSDEVHGDLTHPGHAHPVAVVAAGPSNRHVVTLNSVGKTFNASGLPSGFALVPDPALRARLTGIMAGFGFWEGGLVEQTVQQAALREGGPWLDALLAHLAAARTLLTDRLGSAVRSVPQASYLLWLDAAALGLPPATARRALLDRCGLEASDGTEFGPGGHGALRLNYALPQPVLETVLERLPRL, from the coding sequence GTGAGCCGCACCCCGAGCAGCCCGCACGACCCGCCCCAAGACCTCGACCCCGGCGCCGAATCCGACCCCGGCCCCGACTTCGGCTTCGGGCGGCCCTTCGACCGGGCCGGGACCGGGAGCAGCAAGTGGGCCCGGGCGGTAGGGCCCGGCGTGATCGCGATGGGGCTGGCGGACATGGACCTGCCCGGGCCACCGGCCGTCGCCGAGGCACTGGAGCGGCGTGCACGGCACCGGGCGTACGGGTACACGGCGTGCGACCCCGCCGGGCGGGAACTGGTGGCCCGGTGGTACCGGTCGCGGCACGGCGTCGAGATCGACCCGGACTGGGTGCTGCTGCTTCCGTTCGGCCCGCGCACCGCCGTCCGGCTGCTGCTGGAGGCGGTGCGCCCGACCGCGCCCATCGTCTTCCCGACGCCGGAGTGGGGCGGCTTCGCGCAGATCTGCCGGGCGGCCGGCCTGCCGTACAGGGAGCTGCCGCTGGCCGTGGCTGCCGAGGACGGCTACCACCTCCCGCCCGGCCCGCTCCCCCGCCCCGTCGGCGCCGTGCTGCTGAGCAATCCGCACAACCCGTCCGGCCGCGTGTGGCCGGCCGCGGAGATCAGCGAACTCGCCGAGAAGGCAGGCGAGGCAGGAGCCCTGCTGGTCTCCGACGAGGTGCACGGCGATCTCACCCACCCCGGCCACGCCCACCCCGTCGCGGTGGTCGCCGCCGGTCCGTCGAACCGGCACGTCGTCACGCTCAACTCCGTCGGCAAGACCTTCAACGCCTCCGGCCTCCCGAGCGGCTTCGCGCTCGTCCCCGACCCCGCACTTCGCGCCCGACTCACCGGCATCATGGCCGGTTTCGGCTTCTGGGAGGGCGGCCTCGTCGAGCAGACCGTCCAGCAGGCCGCGCTGCGCGAGGGCGGCCCGTGGCTGGACGCCCTGCTCGCCCACCTGGCCGCCGCCCGGACCCTGCTGACCGACCGCCTCGGCTCCGCCGTCCGCTCCGTACCGCAGGCCTCCTACCTGCTCTGGCTCGACGCCGCCGCCCTCGGCTTGCCACCCGCCACCGCCCGCCGGGCACTCCTGGACCGCTGCGGTCTGGAGGCCTCGGACGGCACCGAGTTCGGCCCCGGCGGCCACGGTGCGCTGCGCCTGAACTACGCCCTGCCACAGCCCGTGCTGGAGACGGTCCTGGAGCGTCTCCCACGCCTGTGA
- a CDS encoding nitric oxide synthase oxygenase — protein sequence MIFNRLRTHRPAAAPAAGCPYAHVPAPVAGPDPLAARPVVPRPADPRPVARSSPAGPTDPPLPTVPTVPPFTDPGQAAEFVRRFHREQPDTGAPDARVRAVLDEIDRTGTYEHTPAELAYGAKLAWRNAARCIGRLYWRSLVVRDLRQLSAADDIARECFEHLRLAGNGGRIRPVISVFAPDRPGRPAPRILNQQLVRYAGHPAVDGSDGITGDPAGAQLAARARELGWKCAEERFEVLPLLIQERAGERPEWYDVPDDATLEVPLRHPEFDWFAELGLRWYAVPAISDMTLEIGGVRYPAAPFNGWYMGTEIGARNLADADRYDMLGTVAERLGLDTSSQRTLWRDRALIELNVAVLHSFQEAGVTMTDHHTESERFLAHVAQEKRLGRPTPADWSWIVPPVSGGLTPVYHRYYDPVDPSLRPAFVSREPW from the coding sequence TTGATCTTCAACCGGCTTCGCACCCACAGACCCGCCGCCGCTCCCGCCGCCGGCTGCCCGTACGCCCACGTCCCGGCGCCCGTAGCCGGGCCCGATCCCCTCGCAGCCCGGCCCGTCGTACCCCGGCCCGCGGATCCGCGGCCCGTCGCAAGGTCTTCGCCCGCGGGCCCGACCGACCCGCCGCTCCCGACGGTCCCGACGGTCCCGCCGTTCACCGACCCCGGCCAAGCCGCCGAGTTCGTCCGGCGGTTCCACCGCGAGCAGCCCGACACCGGTGCCCCGGACGCCCGGGTGCGCGCCGTCCTCGACGAGATCGACCGCACCGGCACCTACGAGCACACCCCCGCCGAACTCGCCTACGGCGCCAAGCTCGCCTGGCGCAACGCGGCCCGCTGCATCGGCCGGCTGTACTGGCGCAGCCTGGTGGTGCGCGACCTGCGGCAGCTGAGCGCGGCCGACGACATCGCCCGCGAGTGCTTCGAGCACCTGCGGCTGGCCGGCAACGGCGGACGGATCCGCCCGGTGATCTCGGTGTTCGCCCCCGACCGGCCCGGCCGCCCCGCGCCCCGCATCCTGAACCAGCAACTCGTCCGCTACGCCGGCCATCCGGCCGTGGACGGCTCCGACGGCATCACCGGCGACCCGGCTGGTGCCCAACTCGCCGCCCGCGCCCGGGAACTGGGCTGGAAGTGCGCCGAGGAGCGGTTCGAGGTGCTGCCGCTGCTGATCCAGGAGCGGGCCGGCGAGCGGCCCGAGTGGTACGACGTGCCGGACGACGCCACGCTCGAAGTCCCGCTCCGCCACCCGGAGTTCGACTGGTTCGCCGAACTCGGCCTGCGCTGGTACGCGGTGCCGGCGATCAGCGACATGACCCTGGAGATCGGCGGCGTGCGCTACCCCGCGGCACCGTTCAACGGCTGGTACATGGGCACCGAGATCGGCGCCCGCAACCTCGCCGACGCCGACCGCTACGACATGCTCGGCACCGTCGCCGAGCGGCTCGGTCTGGACACCTCCAGCCAACGCACGCTCTGGCGGGACCGCGCGCTGATCGAGCTCAACGTCGCCGTCCTGCACTCCTTCCAGGAAGCCGGGGTGACGATGACCGACCACCACACCGAGTCGGAGCGCTTCCTCGCGCACGTCGCGCAGGAGAAGCGGCTCGGCCGGCCCACCCCGGCGGACTGGAGCTGGATCGTGCCACCGGTCTCGGGCGGTCTCACCCCGGTCTACCACCGGTACTACGACCCGGTGGACCCGTCGCTGCGACCGGCCTTCGTGTCGCGCGAGCCCTGGTAG
- the egtB gene encoding ergothioneine biosynthesis protein EgtB — protein sequence MTDVRPTAAEAADTEALRETIAAELLAARARTAALTDCVEDHDLTAQHSPLMSPLVWDLAHVGNQEELWLLRNVGGRDPMHPEIDPLYDAFQHSRAERPGLPLLPPSEARVYAGDVRGRVLDLLSASPLEGAPLLDAGFAFGMIAQHEQQHDETMLITHQLRKGEPVLAAPPPPPAPTDAVGLPAEVLVPAGPFTMGTDIEPWALDNERPAHVVDLPAFRLDTTPVTNGAYLRFIADGGYDEPRWWTQEGWAHRQHAGLTAPLFWRHEDGQWLRRRFGVLEPVPLDEPVLHVSWYEADAYARWAGRRLPTEAEWEKAARHDPATDRSRRYPWGDESPGQEHANLGQRHLRPAPAGSYPAGRSPHGARQLMGDVWEWTASDFLPYPGFRAWPYKEYSEVFFGPEYKVLRGGSFAVAPVACRGTFRNWDYPIRRQIFSGFRTAADDPETD from the coding sequence ATGACCGACGTCCGACCCACCGCCGCCGAGGCGGCGGACACCGAGGCGCTGCGCGAGACCATCGCCGCCGAGCTGCTGGCCGCCCGGGCCCGGACCGCGGCGCTGACCGACTGCGTCGAGGACCACGACCTCACCGCCCAGCACTCGCCACTGATGTCACCGCTGGTCTGGGACCTCGCGCACGTCGGCAACCAGGAGGAGCTCTGGCTGCTGCGCAACGTCGGCGGGCGCGACCCGATGCACCCGGAGATCGACCCGCTGTACGACGCGTTCCAGCACTCGCGCGCCGAGCGCCCCGGCCTTCCGCTGCTGCCGCCCTCCGAGGCCCGCGTGTACGCGGGCGACGTACGCGGCCGGGTGCTCGACCTGCTCTCCGCCAGCCCGCTGGAGGGGGCGCCGCTACTGGACGCCGGGTTCGCCTTCGGCATGATCGCCCAGCACGAACAGCAGCACGACGAAACGATGCTGATCACCCATCAGCTACGGAAGGGCGAACCGGTGCTGGCCGCTCCCCCGCCGCCGCCCGCACCCACCGACGCGGTCGGCCTGCCCGCCGAAGTCCTCGTCCCCGCCGGGCCGTTCACGATGGGTACGGACATCGAGCCGTGGGCGCTGGACAACGAGCGACCGGCGCACGTGGTCGACCTCCCGGCGTTCCGACTGGACACCACGCCCGTCACCAACGGCGCGTATCTGCGGTTCATCGCCGACGGCGGCTACGACGAGCCACGCTGGTGGACCCAGGAAGGCTGGGCGCACCGCCAACACGCCGGCCTGACCGCCCCGCTGTTCTGGCGGCACGAGGACGGTCAGTGGCTGCGCCGCCGCTTCGGCGTGCTGGAGCCCGTCCCGCTGGACGAGCCGGTGCTGCACGTCAGCTGGTACGAGGCGGACGCCTACGCCCGGTGGGCCGGGCGGCGGCTGCCGACCGAGGCGGAGTGGGAGAAGGCCGCCCGGCACGACCCGGCCACCGACCGCTCCCGCCGCTACCCGTGGGGCGACGAGTCCCCGGGCCAGGAGCACGCCAACCTCGGCCAGCGGCATCTGCGCCCGGCCCCGGCGGGCAGCTACCCGGCGGGCCGGTCCCCGCACGGCGCCCGGCAGTTGATGGGCGACGTGTGGGAGTGGACGGCCAGCGACTTCCTCCCCTATCCCGGGTTCCGGGCATGGCCGTACAAGGAGTACTCGGAGGTCTTCTTCGGACCGGAGTACAAGGTGCTGCGCGGCGGCTCGTTCGCGGTCGCGCCGGTGGCCTGCCGGGGCACCTTCCGCAACTGGGACTACCCGATCCGCCGGCAGATCTTCTCCGGGTTCCGCACCGCCGCCGACGACCCGGAGACAGACTGA
- a CDS encoding glycoside hydrolase family 15 protein — protein sequence MAGRIEDYALIGDLQTAALVGRDGSVDWLCLPRFDSPSCFAGLLGDHRHGAWRLAPAGVPPGAECRTRGYRGDSLVLESEWHTAGGSVRVTDFMPQRGPDGRRSPQLIRIVEGLDGSVPMRGELRLRFNYGRIDPWVRRTGHHRVAVAGPDSAWLRVPDGVHTYGLDGVTTSDFTVTAGHRVPFILTWQPSHLPTTPRTDPDRALLATVSQWQHWAAGCRYRGEWREAVLRSLITLKALAYAPTGGIVAAPTASLPEWIGGERNWDYRFCWLRDSSMTLSALLRGGFREEAAAWRRWLLRAIAGGPGDVQAVYGVAGERVLGETTATWLPGYEGSQPVRFGNAAIDQLQLDVYGEVVDTLHLALLAGLPMERHVWTLLRALMGYLERHWREPDEGLWEVRGGRRHFVHSKVMCWVAADRAVRLAEATGLPAPVARWREMRDAVHADVCANGYDRRRGVFVQHYGGQGLDAATLFVVKSGFLPPDDPRVVRTVDAVRDGLDHGGLVRRYRADGRGGGPTIDGLAGGEGAFLACSFWLADALAATGRADEARELFAHVVGLANDLGLLSEQWDPRAGRQLGNTPQAFSHVALVNTAFDLAEPG from the coding sequence GTGGCCGGACGCATCGAGGACTACGCCCTCATCGGCGACCTGCAGACCGCCGCCCTGGTCGGCCGGGACGGTTCGGTCGACTGGCTCTGCCTGCCCCGGTTCGACTCCCCCAGCTGCTTCGCCGGGCTGCTCGGCGACCACCGCCACGGCGCCTGGCGGCTCGCCCCCGCCGGCGTGCCGCCGGGGGCCGAATGCCGGACCCGTGGCTACCGGGGCGACAGCCTGGTGCTGGAGAGCGAGTGGCACACGGCGGGCGGGAGCGTCCGGGTCACCGACTTCATGCCGCAGCGCGGCCCGGACGGGCGGCGCTCCCCGCAGCTGATCCGCATCGTCGAGGGCCTGGACGGCAGCGTCCCCATGCGCGGCGAACTGCGACTGCGCTTCAACTACGGGCGGATCGACCCCTGGGTGCGGCGCACCGGCCATCACCGGGTCGCCGTCGCCGGGCCCGACTCCGCCTGGCTACGGGTACCCGACGGCGTTCACACGTACGGCCTCGACGGCGTCACCACCTCCGACTTCACCGTCACCGCCGGGCACCGCGTCCCGTTCATCCTCACCTGGCAGCCCTCCCACCTGCCCACCACCCCGCGCACCGACCCCGACCGGGCGCTGCTCGCCACCGTCTCGCAGTGGCAGCACTGGGCGGCCGGCTGCCGGTACCGGGGCGAGTGGCGGGAGGCCGTGCTGCGCTCGCTGATCACGCTCAAGGCCCTCGCGTACGCGCCCACCGGCGGGATCGTCGCCGCGCCCACCGCCTCGCTGCCCGAATGGATCGGCGGGGAGCGCAACTGGGACTACCGGTTCTGCTGGCTGCGCGACTCCTCCATGACGCTCTCCGCCCTCCTGCGCGGCGGATTCCGCGAGGAGGCCGCCGCCTGGCGCCGCTGGCTGCTGCGCGCCATCGCCGGGGGCCCGGGCGACGTCCAGGCCGTGTACGGGGTGGCCGGGGAACGGGTGCTCGGCGAGACCACCGCCACCTGGCTGCCCGGCTACGAGGGCTCGCAGCCGGTCCGGTTCGGCAACGCCGCCATCGACCAGCTCCAACTCGACGTCTACGGCGAGGTCGTGGACACCCTGCACCTCGCGCTGCTGGCCGGGCTGCCGATGGAGCGACACGTGTGGACCCTGCTGCGGGCACTGATGGGGTACCTCGAACGGCACTGGCGCGAGCCCGACGAGGGGCTGTGGGAGGTCCGCGGCGGGCGGCGGCACTTCGTGCACTCCAAGGTGATGTGCTGGGTCGCCGCCGACCGGGCCGTCCGGCTCGCCGAGGCCACCGGACTGCCCGCACCGGTCGCGCGTTGGCGGGAGATGCGCGACGCCGTCCACGCGGACGTCTGCGCCAACGGCTACGACCGGCGGCGAGGCGTCTTCGTCCAGCACTACGGCGGGCAGGGGCTCGACGCAGCCACCCTCTTCGTCGTCAAGAGCGGGTTCCTGCCGCCGGACGACCCCCGGGTGGTGCGCACCGTCGACGCCGTCCGCGACGGGCTCGACCACGGCGGGCTGGTCCGCCGCTACCGGGCCGACGGGCGGGGCGGCGGCCCGACGATCGACGGCCTCGCGGGAGGCGAAGGCGCCTTCCTGGCCTGCTCGTTCTGGCTCGCCGACGCGCTCGCCGCCACCGGGCGGGCGGACGAGGCGCGCGAACTCTTCGCCCACGTGGTCGGGCTCGCCAACGACCTCGGCCTGCTCTCGGAGCAGTGGGACCCGCGCGCCGGACGCCAACTCGGCAACACACCACAGGCGTTCAGCCACGTGGCCCTGGTCAACACCGCCTTCGACCTGGCCGAGCCCGGCTAG
- the egtC gene encoding ergothioneine biosynthesis protein EgtC, with the protein MCRHIAYLGEPVAPRELLVTPSYALYRQSWAPRTQQYGTVNADGFGLGWYAEDDEIPARYRRAGPVWADAAFADLARVIRTRALLAAVRSATDGCAAGEQAAAPFSSGRWLFSHNGAVAGWPGKLDALAGLLPPAELLDLEARTDSALLWALTLHRLRAGAGLGEALSGTVADVTAHTTGRLNLLLTDGRTIAATTWGDTLHHRTLPGLGVVVASEPYDDDPNWTAVPDGSLLLAGPSDAAGPSHAAGPSRGFEPMRVTVRPIPSCA; encoded by the coding sequence ATGTGCCGTCATATCGCCTACCTGGGCGAGCCGGTGGCGCCCCGGGAGCTGTTGGTGACGCCGTCGTACGCGTTGTACCGGCAGTCCTGGGCGCCCCGGACGCAGCAGTACGGCACGGTGAACGCGGACGGCTTCGGCCTCGGCTGGTACGCGGAGGACGACGAGATCCCCGCCCGCTACCGCCGGGCCGGTCCGGTCTGGGCGGACGCCGCCTTCGCCGACCTCGCCCGGGTGATCCGCACCCGGGCACTGCTGGCGGCCGTCCGCTCCGCGACCGACGGCTGCGCGGCGGGCGAGCAGGCCGCCGCGCCGTTCTCCTCGGGGCGGTGGCTGTTCAGCCACAACGGCGCGGTGGCCGGCTGGCCGGGCAAGCTGGACGCACTCGCCGGGCTGCTGCCCCCGGCCGAGCTCCTGGACCTGGAAGCGCGAACCGACTCGGCGCTGCTGTGGGCGCTCACCCTGCACCGGCTGCGCGCCGGGGCGGGGCTCGGCGAGGCGCTGTCCGGCACCGTCGCCGACGTCACCGCCCACACCACCGGGCGGCTCAACCTGCTGCTCACCGACGGCCGCACGATCGCCGCGACCACCTGGGGCGACACCCTGCACCACCGGACCCTGCCGGGGCTCGGCGTGGTGGTGGCGTCCGAGCCGTACGACGACGATCCGAACTGGACGGCCGTCCCCGACGGCTCCCTCCTGCTGGCCGGGCCGAGCGACGCTGCTGGACCGAGCCACGCCGCTGGACCGAGCCGCGGCTTCGAGCCGATGAGGGTCACCGTCCGCCCGATCCCGAGCTGTGCCTGA
- the egtA gene encoding ergothioneine biosynthesis glutamate--cysteine ligase EgtA, producing the protein MIPVSPATPPDRQKAPPPPTGVTPLTESGARSHVSGVCFKIGPPRLVGVEVEWFVHDDRCPTRIVPPDRIHAALESLPLGGADGTSLPSGSRLTLEPGGQVELSSPPATGLLACVDDTRRDLTALRAAFAAQGLRLTGTGTDPLARPRRMVLDDPRYLAMERFFDSAGPWGRIMMTGTASVQVCLDAGDADGPHAVDRRWRLAHRLGPVLVAAFANSPLLDGKPTGHRSTRQTVWSRMDPTRTLAPGLDHGDPREAWAQYVLDAEVLCVRRPEGLPWTAPSGLTFRDWLRGAGERPPTLADLDYHRTTLFPPVRPRGHLELRMIDAQPGDGWVVPAALVTALLDDPLAADTALAALEPLERADGPRPPRSDVWRRAATLAVADPELRRATLTCFAAADAALGRLPGAGRLRAAVAEFAERYPARGRCPADDQLDALRSGARRTPPEEAAP; encoded by the coding sequence GTGATACCCGTATCCCCCGCCACTCCGCCCGACCGGCAGAAGGCGCCACCGCCCCCGACGGGGGTGACCCCGCTGACCGAGTCGGGGGCGCGCAGCCACGTGTCGGGCGTCTGTTTCAAGATCGGACCGCCCCGGCTGGTGGGTGTCGAGGTGGAGTGGTTCGTCCATGACGACCGATGTCCCACCCGCATCGTCCCGCCCGATCGGATCCACGCCGCCCTGGAGTCGCTGCCGCTCGGCGGCGCGGACGGCACCTCGCTCCCTTCCGGTTCGCGTCTCACGCTCGAACCCGGCGGACAGGTCGAGCTCAGCTCCCCGCCCGCCACCGGCCTCCTGGCCTGCGTCGACGACACCCGGCGCGATCTCACCGCCCTGCGGGCCGCCTTCGCGGCGCAGGGCCTGCGCCTCACCGGTACCGGCACCGACCCGCTCGCCCGCCCCCGCCGGATGGTGCTGGACGACCCCCGCTACCTCGCGATGGAGCGGTTCTTCGACTCCGCCGGGCCGTGGGGCCGGATCATGATGACGGGCACCGCGTCCGTCCAGGTGTGCCTGGACGCCGGGGACGCGGACGGCCCGCACGCGGTGGACCGGCGCTGGCGGTTGGCCCACCGGCTCGGTCCGGTGCTGGTCGCGGCGTTCGCCAACTCGCCGCTGCTGGACGGGAAGCCGACCGGCCACCGGTCGACCCGGCAGACCGTGTGGTCCCGGATGGACCCGACCCGCACGCTCGCCCCCGGCCTCGACCACGGCGACCCTCGCGAGGCGTGGGCGCAGTACGTACTGGACGCCGAGGTGCTGTGCGTGCGCCGGCCGGAAGGACTGCCGTGGACGGCCCCGTCCGGCCTCACCTTCCGCGATTGGCTGCGCGGCGCCGGTGAACGCCCGCCCACGCTGGCCGACCTGGACTACCACCGCACCACGCTGTTCCCGCCGGTGCGCCCGCGCGGCCACCTGGAGCTGCGGATGATCGACGCCCAGCCCGGGGACGGCTGGGTGGTGCCCGCCGCCCTGGTCACCGCGCTGCTGGACGACCCGCTGGCCGCCGACACCGCGCTCGCCGCGCTGGAGCCGCTGGAGCGCGCGGACGGCCCGCGCCCGCCGCGCAGCGACGTCTGGCGCCGGGCCGCCACCCTGGCCGTGGCCGACCCGGAGCTGCGCCGAGCCACCCTCACCTGCTTCGCCGCCGCCGACGCCGCGCTGGGCCGGCTGCCCGGCGCCGGACGACTGCGCGCCGCCGTCGCCGAGTTCGCCGAGCGCTACCCCGCGCGCGGCCGCTGCCCGGCCGACGACCAGCTGGACGCCCTGCGCTCCGGCGCCCGACGCACTCCTCCGGAGGAGGCCGCACCATGA
- a CDS encoding SRPBCC family protein, giving the protein MDPNHYRFRGVWRLAAPAPEVFAALEDVQSYPLWWPEIREVRQTGEESGEVVVRALLPYRLVIGLESRRRDPAAGVLEAAMWGDLDGWSRFTVTPDGRGSRVLFEEDTRPGKALLRRLALPLHPVFRANHAVMMRRGRRGLAGYLGIS; this is encoded by the coding sequence GTGGACCCCAACCACTACCGCTTCCGGGGCGTGTGGCGCCTCGCCGCGCCCGCACCGGAGGTGTTCGCGGCGCTGGAGGACGTGCAGAGCTACCCGCTGTGGTGGCCGGAGATCCGGGAAGTGCGGCAGACCGGTGAGGAGTCGGGCGAGGTCGTGGTGCGCGCGCTGCTGCCGTACCGCCTGGTGATCGGGCTGGAGTCGCGCCGGCGCGACCCGGCCGCCGGGGTTCTGGAGGCGGCCATGTGGGGCGACCTCGACGGGTGGTCCCGGTTCACCGTCACCCCGGACGGCAGGGGCAGCCGCGTGCTGTTCGAGGAGGACACGCGCCCGGGCAAGGCTCTGCTGCGACGGCTCGCCCTGCCGCTGCATCCAGTGTTCCGCGCGAACCACGCGGTGATGATGCGGCGGGGGCGGCGCGGGCTGGCGGGGTACCTGGGGATCAGCTGA
- a CDS encoding sugar porter family MFS transporter, protein MVSVTQKPSGAVEASAPGRLGFVVFITAAAALGGFLFGYDSSVINGAVSGIQEKFGVGDGVTGLIVSSALLGSAVGAAVAGRFADRYGRIKVMKAGALLFAVSAIGSMLPFSAWDLAFWRVLGGAAIGIASVIAPTYIAEVAPTKYRGRLASFQQAAIVLGIAISQLINWVLADAAGGDTRGRLLGLEAWQWMLGICVVPAALYFVLSSAIPESPRFLIQADRLDDARTVLAQVEGEGVDTDARIAEIQGLIASDHRPRFRDLLGGRFGLLPIVWVGIGLSVFQQLVGINVIFYYSSILWQSVGIDQSNSLLISFIGSVINILGTVVAILLVDRIGRKPLALIGSAGMAIALGTAGWAFSSATGSGSNVSLPDLQGTVALVAANAFVLFFAMSWGVVVWVMLGEMFPNRIRAAALSVAASAQWIANWAITVSFPSMSRWNLSATYLVYAACAALSIFFVAKFMKETKGIRLEDMG, encoded by the coding sequence ATCGTGAGCGTCACCCAGAAGCCCTCCGGGGCGGTCGAGGCCTCCGCGCCCGGCCGCCTCGGCTTCGTCGTCTTCATCACCGCCGCCGCAGCCCTCGGCGGGTTCCTGTTCGGCTACGACAGCTCCGTGATCAACGGCGCCGTCTCCGGCATCCAGGAGAAGTTCGGCGTCGGTGACGGCGTGACCGGCCTGATCGTCTCCTCGGCCCTGCTCGGGTCGGCGGTGGGCGCCGCGGTGGCCGGCCGGTTCGCCGACCGGTACGGCCGGATCAAGGTCATGAAGGCGGGCGCGCTGCTGTTCGCGGTCAGCGCGATCGGTTCGATGCTCCCGTTCTCGGCGTGGGACCTCGCCTTCTGGCGGGTCCTCGGCGGGGCCGCCATCGGCATCGCCTCGGTGATCGCGCCGACCTACATCGCCGAGGTCGCACCGACCAAGTACCGGGGCCGGCTGGCCTCCTTCCAGCAGGCCGCCATCGTCCTCGGCATCGCGATATCCCAGCTGATCAACTGGGTGCTGGCGGACGCCGCCGGCGGCGACACCCGCGGCCGGCTGCTCGGCCTGGAGGCGTGGCAGTGGATGCTCGGCATCTGCGTCGTCCCGGCCGCGCTGTACTTCGTGCTCTCCTCGGCCATCCCCGAGTCCCCACGCTTCCTGATCCAGGCTGACCGCCTCGACGACGCCCGCACGGTGCTCGCCCAGGTCGAGGGCGAGGGTGTCGACACCGACGCCCGGATCGCCGAGATCCAGGGCCTGATCGCCTCCGACCACCGCCCGCGCTTCCGCGACCTGCTCGGCGGGCGGTTCGGCCTGCTGCCGATCGTCTGGGTCGGCATCGGCCTGTCGGTCTTCCAGCAGCTGGTCGGTATCAACGTGATCTTCTACTACTCGTCGATCCTGTGGCAGTCCGTCGGCATCGACCAGAGCAACTCGTTGCTGATCAGCTTCATCGGCTCGGTCATCAACATCCTCGGCACCGTGGTCGCGATCCTGCTGGTGGACCGGATCGGCCGCAAGCCGCTCGCCCTGATCGGCTCGGCCGGCATGGCGATCGCCCTCGGCACCGCCGGCTGGGCGTTCTCCTCGGCCACCGGCAGCGGCAGCAACGTCTCGCTGCCCGACCTCCAGGGCACCGTCGCACTGGTCGCCGCCAACGCCTTCGTGCTGTTCTTCGCGATGTCCTGGGGGGTGGTCGTCTGGGTGATGCTCGGCGAGATGTTCCCGAACCGCATCCGGGCCGCCGCGCTGTCCGTCGCCGCCTCGGCGCAGTGGATCGCCAACTGGGCGATCACCGTCTCGTTCCCGTCCATGTCGCGGTGGAACCTCTCGGCGACGTACCTGGTGTACGCGGCCTGCGCGGCACTGTCGATCTTCTTCGTGGCCAAGTTCATGAAGGAGACCAAGGGCATCCGGCTGGAGGACATGGGCTGA
- the egtD gene encoding L-histidine N(alpha)-methyltransferase, translated as MNAFDLTRLLPADHFSTALRHDVQHGLTSEPKWLPPKWFYDARGSELFEEITRLPEYYPTRAERAILTARAGEIAAATKARTLVELGSGSSEKTRLLLDALSALGTLSTYVPVDVSESALTAAGSALAAEYPGLAVHGVLADFTARLGLPPDGGPRLVAFLGGTLGNLLPDERAAFLSGLRSALDPGDFLLLGTDLVKDPAVLVAAYDDAAGVTAEFNLNVLNVLNRELAADFDPAAFEHVALWDPEREWIEMRLRSLRSQTVKIPALDLPVHFDRGEEMRTEVSAKFRRERVAEELAAAGLRLSHWWTDEDGRFGLSLAAPV; from the coding sequence ATGAACGCCTTCGATCTCACCCGGCTGCTTCCCGCCGACCACTTCAGCACGGCGTTGCGCCACGACGTGCAGCACGGTCTGACCTCCGAACCCAAGTGGCTGCCGCCGAAGTGGTTCTACGACGCGCGCGGCAGCGAGCTGTTCGAGGAGATCACCCGGCTGCCGGAGTACTACCCGACCCGCGCCGAGCGGGCCATCCTCACCGCCCGGGCCGGCGAGATCGCCGCCGCCACGAAGGCCCGCACCCTGGTCGAGCTCGGCTCGGGCTCCTCCGAGAAGACCAGACTGCTGCTGGACGCGCTCAGCGCGCTCGGCACGCTGAGCACCTATGTGCCGGTGGACGTCAGCGAGAGCGCGCTCACCGCGGCCGGCTCCGCGCTCGCCGCCGAGTACCCCGGGCTCGCCGTCCACGGCGTGCTGGCCGACTTCACCGCCCGGCTCGGTCTGCCGCCGGACGGCGGCCCGCGCCTGGTCGCCTTCCTCGGCGGCACCCTCGGCAACCTGCTGCCCGACGAGCGGGCCGCCTTCCTGAGCGGCCTGCGCTCGGCGCTCGACCCGGGCGACTTCCTGCTGCTCGGCACCGACCTGGTCAAGGACCCGGCGGTGCTGGTCGCGGCCTACGACGACGCGGCCGGGGTGACCGCCGAGTTCAACCTGAACGTGCTCAACGTGCTCAACCGCGAACTGGCCGCCGACTTCGACCCGGCCGCGTTCGAGCACGTCGCGCTCTGGGACCCGGAGCGCGAGTGGATCGAGATGCGGCTGCGGTCCCTGCGCTCGCAGACCGTGAAGATCCCCGCCCTGGACCTGCCGGTGCACTTCGACCGGGGCGAGGAGATGCGCACCGAGGTGTCGGCCAAGTTCCGCCGCGAGCGGGTGGCCGAGGAGCTGGCGGCGGCCGGGCTGCGGCTGAGCCACTGGTGGACGGACGAGGACGGCCGGTTCGGGCTGTCGCTCGCCGCCCCAGTGTGA